From the Oryza glaberrima chromosome 5, OglaRS2, whole genome shotgun sequence genome, one window contains:
- the LOC127772710 gene encoding putative laccase-11 isoform X1, which translates to MGSSTGRHLLCLASPACLLFAAAVLLAMPGLTAAHTRRYSFNVTMATVTRLCVTKSVPTVNGQFPGPKLVVREGDTLVIRVTNNINNNVTFHWHGIRQVRSGWADGPAYITQCPIRPGGSYVYRFTVTGQRGTLWWHAHFSWLRATLYGPLVILPPRGVAYPFPKPHREVPLLLGTCVSRYVFFWFFPDRSDVLIWDGKRDRTAGEWFNADPEAVIKQALQTGGGPNVSDAYTFNGLPGPTYNCSSSNDTFKLRVRPGKTYLLRLINAALNDELFFGVANHTLTVVQADASYVKPFAATALVISPGQTMDVLLTAAANNPPSRSFAIAVAPYTNTVGTFDNTTAVAVLEYYGAATSAAALRSLLLPSLPAYNDTGAVANFSASFRSLASAQYPARVPRTVDRHFFFAVGLGADPCQSPVNGTCQGPNNTRFAASMNNVSFVMPRTSLLQAHYQRRYNGVLAANFPAAPRTPFNYTGTPPNNTFVTHGTRVVPLSFNTTVEVVLQDTSILGAESHPLHLHGYDFYVVGTGFGNYDASNDTAKYNLIDPVQRNTISVPTAGWVAIRFVADNPGVWIMHCHLDVHLSWGLSMAWLVNDGPLPNQKLPPPPSDIPMCS; encoded by the exons ATGGGTAGTAGTACGGGTCGTCATCTCCTTTGTTTGGCCTCCCCTGCATgcctcctcttcgccgccgccgtcctcctcgctaTGCCGGGCCTCACCGCCGCCCACACCCGCCGCTACTCCTTCAAT GTGACAATGGCGACGGTGACGCGGCTGTGCGTGACGAAGAGCGTCCCCACGGTGAACGGCCAGTTCCCGGGGCCGAAGCTCGTCGTGCGGGAGGGCGACACCCTCGTGATCAGGGTCACcaacaacatcaacaacaacGTCACCTTCCACTG GCACGGGATTCGGCAGGTGCGGAGCGGGTGGGCGGACGGGCCGGCGTACATCACGCAGTGCCCGATCCGCCCCGGGGGAAGCTATGTGTACAGGTTCACCGTGACGGGGCAGCGGGGGACGCTGTGGTGGCACGCGCACTTCTCCTGGCTCCGCGCCACGCTCTACGGCCCGCTCGTCATCCTCCCGCCCCGCGGCGTCGCCTACCCGTTCCCCAAGCCCCACCGCGAGGTGCCCCTCCTGCTCGGTACGTGCGTTTCTCGTTacgtttttttttggtttttccccGACCGATCTGACGTTTTGATATGGGATGGGAAACGCGACCGAACGGCAGGTGAGTGGTTCAACGCCGACCCGGAGGCCGTGATCAAGCAGGCCCTGCAGACGGGAGGAGGGCCCAACGTCTCCGACGCCTACACGTTCAACGGCCTCCCTGGCCCAACCTACAACTGCTCCTCCTCCAATG ACACGTTCAAGCTGAGGGTGAGGCCCGGGAAGACGTACCTGCTGCGGCTGATCAACGCGGCGCTCAACGACGAGCTCTTCTTCGGGGTGGCCAACCACACGCTGACGGTGGTGCAGGCGGACGCCAGCTACGTCAAGCCGTTCGCCGCCACGGCGCTCGTCATCTCGCCGGGGCAGACCATGGACGTGCTCCTCACCGCGGCGGCCAACAACCCGCCGTCCCGCTccttcgccatcgccgtcgcgccgtACACCAACACCGTCGGCACGTTCGAcaacaccaccgccgtcgccgtgctcgAGTACTACGGCGCCGcgacgtccgccgccgcgctccggagCCTCCTGCTGCCGTCCCTCCCGGCGTACAACGACACCGGCGCGGTGGCCAACTTCTCGGCGAGCTTCCGGAGCCTCGCGAGCGCGCAGTACCCGGCGCGGGTGCCGCGGACGGTGGACAGGCACTTCTTCTTCGCCGTCGGGCTCGGCGCCGACCCGTGCCAGAGCCCGGTGAACGGGACGTGCCAGGGGCCCAACAACACCAGGTTCGCGGCGTCCATGAACAACGTGTCGTTCGTGATGCCCAGGACGTCGCTCCTCCAGGCGCACTACCAGCGGCGGTACAACGGCGTGCTCGCGGCCAActtcccggcggcgccgcggacgCCGTTCAACTACACCGGCACGCCGCCGAACAACACGTTCGTGACCCACGGCACCAGGGTTGTGCCGCTCAGTTTCAACACCACCGTGGAGGTGGTGCTGCAGGACACCAGCATCCTCGGCGCCGAGAGCCACCCGCTGCACCTGCACGGCTACGACTTCTACGTCGTCGGCACCGGGTTCGGCAACTACGACGCCAGCAATGACACCGCCAAGTACAACCTCATCGACCCCGTGCAGCGGAACACCATCAGCGTGCCCACCGCCGGCTGGGTCGCCATCCGCTTCGTCGCCGACAACCCCG GTGTTTGGATCATGCATTGCCATTTAGACGTGCACCTGAGCTGGGGCCTGTCCATGGCGTGGCTCGTCAACGACGGGCCGCTGCCGAATcagaagctgccgccgccgccgtccgataTCCCCATGTGCTCGTAG
- the LOC127772710 gene encoding putative laccase-11 isoform X2, with translation MGSSTGRHLLCLASPACLLFAAAVLLAMPGLTAAHTRRYSFNVTMATVTRLCVTKSVPTVNGQFPGPKLVVREGDTLVIRVTNNINNNVTFHWHGIRQVRSGWADGPAYITQCPIRPGGSYVYRFTVTGQRGTLWWHAHFSWLRATLYGPLVILPPRGVAYPFPKPHREVPLLLGEWFNADPEAVIKQALQTGGGPNVSDAYTFNGLPGPTYNCSSSNDTFKLRVRPGKTYLLRLINAALNDELFFGVANHTLTVVQADASYVKPFAATALVISPGQTMDVLLTAAANNPPSRSFAIAVAPYTNTVGTFDNTTAVAVLEYYGAATSAAALRSLLLPSLPAYNDTGAVANFSASFRSLASAQYPARVPRTVDRHFFFAVGLGADPCQSPVNGTCQGPNNTRFAASMNNVSFVMPRTSLLQAHYQRRYNGVLAANFPAAPRTPFNYTGTPPNNTFVTHGTRVVPLSFNTTVEVVLQDTSILGAESHPLHLHGYDFYVVGTGFGNYDASNDTAKYNLIDPVQRNTISVPTAGWVAIRFVADNPGVWIMHCHLDVHLSWGLSMAWLVNDGPLPNQKLPPPPSDIPMCS, from the exons ATGGGTAGTAGTACGGGTCGTCATCTCCTTTGTTTGGCCTCCCCTGCATgcctcctcttcgccgccgccgtcctcctcgctaTGCCGGGCCTCACCGCCGCCCACACCCGCCGCTACTCCTTCAAT GTGACAATGGCGACGGTGACGCGGCTGTGCGTGACGAAGAGCGTCCCCACGGTGAACGGCCAGTTCCCGGGGCCGAAGCTCGTCGTGCGGGAGGGCGACACCCTCGTGATCAGGGTCACcaacaacatcaacaacaacGTCACCTTCCACTG GCACGGGATTCGGCAGGTGCGGAGCGGGTGGGCGGACGGGCCGGCGTACATCACGCAGTGCCCGATCCGCCCCGGGGGAAGCTATGTGTACAGGTTCACCGTGACGGGGCAGCGGGGGACGCTGTGGTGGCACGCGCACTTCTCCTGGCTCCGCGCCACGCTCTACGGCCCGCTCGTCATCCTCCCGCCCCGCGGCGTCGCCTACCCGTTCCCCAAGCCCCACCGCGAGGTGCCCCTCCTGCTCG GTGAGTGGTTCAACGCCGACCCGGAGGCCGTGATCAAGCAGGCCCTGCAGACGGGAGGAGGGCCCAACGTCTCCGACGCCTACACGTTCAACGGCCTCCCTGGCCCAACCTACAACTGCTCCTCCTCCAATG ACACGTTCAAGCTGAGGGTGAGGCCCGGGAAGACGTACCTGCTGCGGCTGATCAACGCGGCGCTCAACGACGAGCTCTTCTTCGGGGTGGCCAACCACACGCTGACGGTGGTGCAGGCGGACGCCAGCTACGTCAAGCCGTTCGCCGCCACGGCGCTCGTCATCTCGCCGGGGCAGACCATGGACGTGCTCCTCACCGCGGCGGCCAACAACCCGCCGTCCCGCTccttcgccatcgccgtcgcgccgtACACCAACACCGTCGGCACGTTCGAcaacaccaccgccgtcgccgtgctcgAGTACTACGGCGCCGcgacgtccgccgccgcgctccggagCCTCCTGCTGCCGTCCCTCCCGGCGTACAACGACACCGGCGCGGTGGCCAACTTCTCGGCGAGCTTCCGGAGCCTCGCGAGCGCGCAGTACCCGGCGCGGGTGCCGCGGACGGTGGACAGGCACTTCTTCTTCGCCGTCGGGCTCGGCGCCGACCCGTGCCAGAGCCCGGTGAACGGGACGTGCCAGGGGCCCAACAACACCAGGTTCGCGGCGTCCATGAACAACGTGTCGTTCGTGATGCCCAGGACGTCGCTCCTCCAGGCGCACTACCAGCGGCGGTACAACGGCGTGCTCGCGGCCAActtcccggcggcgccgcggacgCCGTTCAACTACACCGGCACGCCGCCGAACAACACGTTCGTGACCCACGGCACCAGGGTTGTGCCGCTCAGTTTCAACACCACCGTGGAGGTGGTGCTGCAGGACACCAGCATCCTCGGCGCCGAGAGCCACCCGCTGCACCTGCACGGCTACGACTTCTACGTCGTCGGCACCGGGTTCGGCAACTACGACGCCAGCAATGACACCGCCAAGTACAACCTCATCGACCCCGTGCAGCGGAACACCATCAGCGTGCCCACCGCCGGCTGGGTCGCCATCCGCTTCGTCGCCGACAACCCCG GTGTTTGGATCATGCATTGCCATTTAGACGTGCACCTGAGCTGGGGCCTGTCCATGGCGTGGCTCGTCAACGACGGGCCGCTGCCGAATcagaagctgccgccgccgccgtccgataTCCCCATGTGCTCGTAG